One Setaria viridis chromosome 7, Setaria_viridis_v4.0, whole genome shotgun sequence genomic region harbors:
- the LOC117865976 gene encoding auxin-induced protein X10A — MKAGSSSRRRFLNLRAFLHAWKKLHLVGAAQAAGAGEWAHLDGGVGGGEAIPRDVPRGHTVVYVGEELRRYVVRVSSLDHPLFRELLDRARDEYGFAAADTRLCIPCDEDAFLGVLCHVDAERESRLALCS, encoded by the coding sequence ATGAAGGCCGGGTCGTCGTCCAGGAGGAGATTCCTCAACCTCAGGGCTTTCCTCCATGCGTGGAAGAAGCTGCACCTAGTAGGCGCCGCCCAGGCAGCGGGGGCCGGCGAGTGGGCTCACCttgacggcggcgtcggcggcggcgaggccatcCCGAGGGACGTGCCGAGGGGCCACACCGTGGTGTACGTCGGGGAGGAGCTCCGGCGATACGTCGTCAGGGTGTCCTCCCTGGACCACCCGCTGTTCCGCGAGCTGCTGGACCGGGCGCGGGACGAGTACGGCTTCGCCGCCGCGGACACCAGGCTCTGCATCCCCTGCGACGAGGACGCCTTCCTCGGCGTCCTCTGCCACGTCGATGCCGAGCGGGAGTCGAGGCTGGCATTGTGCAGCTGA